Proteins co-encoded in one Dehalobacter sp. genomic window:
- a CDS encoding restriction endonuclease subunit S, with protein sequence MGRWDISKVRNCFSCVMRGKSPTYVPESRIRVINQACVYWDGIRIDNVKYQNENNADKVVFLQPQDVLINSTGTGTLGRCNVFNIEDAFIYSIDSHVTLLRPYDHINSLFVRYYFMMDETQRELYKKCVNGSTNQIELSKNQLLEFPIPVPPLDVQQKIADVLNKASALIELRKAQLDKLDLLIKSQFIEMFGDPATNPKGWEIGAIRDLVRDVKYGTSKPAEADGVYVYLRMNNITYSGGIDLTDLKYINVDEKEYEKYVIRKGDLLFNRTNSKELVGKTAIFKENTPMIIAGYIIRVRTNEKANPEYISAFLNSRYGKELLYDMCKAIVGQANINAQELQNIKIPITPISLQNEFKAFVEKTEAQKSLLQKSLKKMRLNYKSLMQKCFRGEVF encoded by the coding sequence ATGGGTAGGTGGGATATATCTAAAGTTAGAAATTGTTTTTCATGTGTAATGCGCGGAAAATCCCCTACCTATGTGCCAGAATCTAGAATAAGAGTGATAAATCAAGCCTGTGTGTACTGGGATGGTATTAGGATAGATAATGTGAAGTATCAAAACGAGAATAATGCAGATAAAGTTGTTTTTCTGCAACCACAAGATGTGTTGATTAATTCAACAGGTACTGGTACTTTAGGAAGATGTAATGTCTTTAATATAGAAGATGCTTTTATTTATTCAATAGATAGCCATGTAACGCTGTTAAGACCTTATGATCATATCAATTCTTTGTTTGTTCGTTATTATTTTATGATGGACGAGACACAACGAGAATTATACAAAAAGTGTGTTAATGGCTCAACAAATCAAATCGAGTTATCAAAGAATCAATTGCTAGAGTTTCCTATCCCTGTGCCACCGCTGGATGTCCAACAAAAGATAGCTGATGTGCTGAACAAAGCCTCCGCGCTTATTGAACTGCGCAAGGCTCAACTGGACAAGCTGGATTTGCTCATAAAATCGCAATTTATCGAGATGTTCGGCGACCCGGCGACCAACCCGAAGGGGTGGGAGATTGGGGCGATTCGAGATCTGGTAAGGGATGTGAAGTATGGCACAAGTAAGCCCGCAGAAGCAGATGGGGTATACGTCTATTTACGGATGAACAATATCACCTATAGTGGTGGTATTGACTTAACCGATTTGAAATATATCAATGTTGATGAGAAGGAATATGAGAAATATGTTATTCGTAAAGGCGATTTGTTGTTTAACCGAACTAATAGTAAAGAATTAGTTGGTAAAACCGCGATTTTCAAAGAAAATACTCCTATGATTATTGCTGGGTATATTATTCGTGTTAGAACAAATGAAAAAGCTAATCCTGAGTATATCTCCGCATTTCTAAATTCGAGATATGGCAAAGAATTGCTTTATGATATGTGTAAAGCAATTGTTGGTCAGGCCAATATAAATGCACAGGAATTACAAAATATTAAAATCCCAATAACGCCTATTTCTCTGCAGAATGAATTTAAAGCTTTTGTAGAAAAAACCGAAGCGCAAAAATCTCTGCTCCAAAAATCCCTCAAAAAGATGAGACTCAACTACAAATCCCTAATGCAAAAGTGCTTTAGAGGGGAGGTTTTCTGA